One part of the Cyclobacteriaceae bacterium genome encodes these proteins:
- a CDS encoding tryptophan synthase subunit alpha, translating into MNRIDALFQQKKDNILSVFFTAGFPTLHDTVEIAKQLQLAGVDMIEIGIPFSDPIADGPVIQQSSKQAIDNGMTVKLLLEQVKEIRKTVSMPIILMGYLNPVMQYGMDRFFADAATAGVDGLILPDMPFDEFERNYKDKMEELDLQNIFLISPTTSDERIQRIDQASRGFIYAVSSSSTTGSRNEFSADQLDYFQRLRDKQLNNPFLIGFGISNRQTFSTACQYGAGVIVGSAFIKVLSKSTDLVTDISTFIRTLKS; encoded by the coding sequence ATGAATCGCATTGACGCACTTTTTCAGCAAAAGAAGGACAATATACTTTCAGTATTTTTTACAGCGGGCTTTCCCACCCTTCACGACACCGTTGAGATTGCAAAGCAACTTCAGTTGGCAGGGGTTGATATGATTGAAATCGGAATACCATTTTCTGATCCCATCGCTGATGGCCCGGTGATTCAGCAAAGCAGTAAGCAGGCTATTGATAATGGCATGACGGTAAAGTTGCTGTTGGAACAGGTAAAAGAAATACGTAAAACAGTTTCAATGCCCATTATCCTCATGGGGTATTTGAATCCTGTAATGCAATATGGTATGGATCGTTTCTTTGCAGATGCTGCTACGGCCGGTGTAGATGGATTAATCTTACCCGATATGCCATTTGATGAGTTTGAACGAAACTATAAGGACAAAATGGAGGAGTTGGATCTGCAAAATATTTTTCTCATTTCACCCACTACTTCCGATGAGCGCATTCAGCGCATTGATCAGGCCAGTCGTGGTTTTATTTATGCAGTTTCATCCTCCAGTACTACCGGTTCAAGGAATGAATTTTCAGCGGATCAATTGGATTATTTTCAACGCCTGCGCGATAAGCAATTAAACAATCCATTTCTTATCGGCTTTGGTATTTCCAATCGTCAGACTTTCTCAACCGCCTGTCAATATGGAGCTGGAGTTATTGTAGGTAGTGCATTTATAAAAGTGCTCTCCAAATCTACAGACCTTGTAACGGATATTTCCACTTTTATCCGTACGTTAAAATCATAA